One stretch of Nostoc commune NIES-4072 DNA includes these proteins:
- a CDS encoding DEAD/DEAH box helicase — MKLRDYQEICKAKIEANWRKGSHKQLAVMPTGAGKTVLFAALASEFTRKNQGVLVVAHREELIIQAAEKLAAATGIIPGIIKAGYKPNVDAPIQVGSIQTLARRQKYPEANLIIIDEAHHAASNSYRQLIAQYPDAQILGVTATPQRIDGYGFEDLFEKLVVGATTGQLIAEGHLCKFKMIGGFAKLGLFTPKGRDFTIKELERAATKIKPEDVVKCWQDYCFGKKTVVFAVNVSHSQAIAEQFQKNGIAAEHLDGETPTGERKAILERFRTGSTQIISNCGILTEGFDCPDIDVVQCARPTTSISLWLQMLGRALRPSPGKEYAILVDQTDNWYRLGTPDQHRHWSLKPESVDKNSPGVRNCGYCHHVFKPMEARITSKVVWNPRSETFETLLTTPCPNCSKPVTWQLISSSDITPNQEKKEEFDLEVEYREIPSECRFEILEQIVKIRKLGSRFKNLPNREKKFIHSLTELIHQQSDIQLAEIRVALDILEIGFSPTEILAHALLVPLCQLAAYNNWYQIERLMKGRTGDIKKLIWDMLPKHYQKKIHQLKKDLAEKPTPSAILSQVTFKVGDPVAAAATNDLKYLWHGVVEEVSDDGSEVFVFWQSSQGTATSSYEIHEASYLRRLFI, encoded by the coding sequence ATGAAGCTGCGAGACTATCAGGAGATTTGTAAAGCGAAAATTGAAGCCAACTGGCGCAAAGGTAGTCACAAGCAATTAGCTGTGATGCCAACAGGCGCAGGCAAGACAGTTTTATTTGCTGCACTGGCTAGCGAATTTACTCGTAAAAACCAAGGAGTGTTAGTCGTAGCCCACCGAGAAGAACTAATTATCCAAGCTGCCGAGAAGCTGGCAGCAGCAACCGGAATTATTCCAGGAATCATCAAAGCTGGATATAAACCGAATGTTGATGCACCAATTCAAGTTGGCAGTATTCAAACTTTGGCACGTCGTCAAAAATATCCCGAAGCTAATTTAATCATCATTGATGAAGCACACCACGCGGCATCAAACAGCTATCGTCAATTGATTGCTCAGTATCCAGATGCCCAAATTTTAGGAGTGACCGCAACCCCCCAAAGAATTGATGGTTATGGTTTTGAGGACTTGTTTGAAAAACTGGTTGTTGGTGCTACAACTGGGCAGTTGATAGCAGAGGGACACTTGTGTAAATTCAAAATGATTGGGGGTTTTGCCAAACTGGGATTGTTCACCCCAAAGGGTAGAGATTTTACAATCAAAGAATTAGAACGGGCTGCAACCAAGATAAAACCTGAAGATGTGGTGAAATGCTGGCAAGATTATTGTTTTGGGAAAAAAACTGTTGTCTTTGCAGTTAACGTGTCTCATAGTCAGGCGATAGCCGAACAGTTTCAAAAAAACGGCATAGCTGCGGAGCATCTCGATGGGGAAACACCCACGGGTGAACGCAAAGCGATTTTAGAAAGATTTAGAACAGGTTCAACGCAGATCATAAGCAACTGTGGGATATTAACCGAGGGCTTTGATTGCCCAGACATTGATGTGGTGCAATGTGCTAGACCTACAACTTCAATTAGCTTGTGGCTACAAATGCTTGGGCGTGCGCTGCGACCATCTCCAGGTAAGGAGTATGCGATTTTAGTTGACCAGACTGACAATTGGTATAGGCTGGGTACACCTGACCAACATCGGCATTGGAGCCTCAAGCCAGAATCAGTAGATAAGAATTCGCCAGGAGTACGCAATTGTGGGTACTGCCATCACGTTTTCAAGCCGATGGAGGCAAGAATCACTAGCAAAGTGGTCTGGAATCCTCGGAGTGAAACTTTTGAAACCCTCTTAACTACACCGTGCCCCAATTGCAGTAAACCTGTAACTTGGCAACTAATTTCAAGCAGTGATATTACCCCGAATCAGGAGAAGAAAGAGGAATTTGATCTAGAGGTGGAGTACCGGGAAATTCCTTCAGAATGTCGGTTCGAGATCCTTGAGCAGATAGTGAAAATTCGCAAATTAGGCAGTAGATTCAAGAATCTCCCAAACCGGGAAAAAAAGTTTATCCATTCGTTAACTGAACTGATCCATCAACAATCTGATATTCAGCTAGCAGAAATTAGAGTAGCACTAGATATTCTAGAAATTGGTTTTTCACCGACAGAAATTTTGGCTCATGCGCTTTTAGTTCCCTTGTGCCAATTAGCGGCATATAACAATTGGTATCAGATAGAGAGGCTGATGAAGGGTAGGACAGGAGATATTAAAAAGCTGATCTGGGATATGTTACCTAAGCACTACCAGAAGAAAATACACCAGCTAAAAAAGGATCTTGCTGAAAAACCAACGCCATCAGCGATCTTATCCCAGGTAACTTTCAAAGTAGGTGATCCGGTAGCCGCCGCCGCGACTAACGATTTGAAATACTTGTGGCACGGTGTAGTCGAGGAGGTTTCGGACGACGGCTCAGAGGTGTTTGTTTTTTGGCAGTCAAGCCAAGGAACAGCCACAAGTTCTTATGAGATACATGAGGCATCTTACTTGCGTCGGCTTTTTATCTAG
- a CDS encoding DUF3991 and TOPRIM domain-containing protein has translation MTVIVQNPDDCQTTVVMYPRGAFGRIFAPGSKATHTKVKEYYQAVNSEPLTAVITNNHLAPTPFESARNYVARIQSDEHFQAINHQLADRSFMAERLERAEQRARASEKERERLEEIVRELELKTQQLRDLALEDVAWELGLHHEEGKWKGHGHIINIDGPKFYDFAPEQQKGSGGAIDLVMHVNNCNVRQAVVWLHERFGEAGAIGAAIAKSRQVTAEIIQLEPRDKFRLPVEDKSKWIEVYNYLTQKRGIPENFVEVLRKRGLVYADAQQNAVFVMRNLSEEPQALGAFLRGTRGENNTFKGYEKGTKRREGWFYFRLGGQPTSPVEKVVLLKSPIDAVSFAMLEYQRLGDVPPNRTLYMAVDNPKSLPVEQLQNIPNVQVAFDSDDAGNAAARATKELLPQSKRLKCKADDWNQQLLDYGQQLRQQQQQQQQQEQDDELSL, from the coding sequence TTGACAGTCATTGTCCAAAACCCCGATGACTGTCAAACGACTGTCGTTATGTACCCTAGAGGTGCTTTTGGGCGTATTTTCGCACCAGGCAGTAAGGCAACCCACACCAAAGTAAAGGAATATTACCAAGCCGTTAACAGTGAACCACTGACCGCAGTCATTACAAATAACCATTTAGCACCCACACCATTTGAATCAGCTAGAAATTACGTTGCCAGGATTCAGTCTGATGAACACTTTCAAGCGATTAACCACCAACTGGCTGACCGTTCCTTTATGGCAGAGCGATTGGAGAGGGCAGAGCAACGGGCAAGAGCCAGCGAGAAGGAACGAGAACGGCTAGAAGAAATTGTGCGCGAGCTGGAATTGAAAACCCAACAACTGCGCGACTTGGCCTTAGAGGATGTCGCCTGGGAGTTGGGGCTACACCACGAGGAAGGAAAATGGAAGGGTCACGGACACATCATTAATATAGATGGGCCCAAATTCTACGACTTTGCACCCGAACAGCAGAAGGGATCAGGTGGTGCGATTGACTTGGTGATGCACGTTAACAATTGCAATGTACGGCAGGCGGTCGTCTGGTTACATGAGCGATTTGGTGAAGCTGGGGCTATTGGGGCAGCGATCGCAAAAAGTCGTCAAGTGACTGCTGAAATTATCCAGTTAGAACCACGCGACAAATTCAGGCTACCAGTTGAGGATAAAAGCAAGTGGATAGAGGTTTACAACTACCTCACCCAGAAGCGGGGAATACCTGAAAACTTTGTGGAAGTTCTGCGTAAGAGGGGGCTGGTTTACGCTGATGCCCAACAAAACGCTGTGTTCGTCATGCGGAATCTTAGCGAAGAACCCCAGGCATTAGGAGCATTTCTGCGGGGGACACGGGGAGAAAACAACACTTTCAAAGGTTACGAGAAAGGGACTAAGCGGCGTGAGGGCTGGTTTTACTTTCGCTTAGGCGGACAGCCAACTTCACCTGTAGAGAAAGTGGTGCTTTTAAAATCGCCCATTGATGCCGTGTCTTTTGCCATGTTGGAATATCAGCGCTTAGGCGACGTGCCACCCAATAGAACTTTGTACATGGCGGTAGATAATCCCAAAAGCTTACCAGTAGAGCAATTGCAGAATATTCCTAATGTACAAGTGGCTTTTGACTCGGATGATGCTGGCAATGCAGCTGCACGGGCTACCAAGGAACTACTGCCACAGTCCAAGCGCCTCAAGTGCAAAGCTGACGATTGGAATCAGCAGCTACTCGATTATGGGCAGCAGTTAAGGCAACAGCAGCAGCAACAGCAACAGCAGGAGCAGGATGATGAATTGAGTCTTTAA